The window TGGGCATCCGTACGTCCATCAGCACGATGTCGGGCAGCAGGTCCGCGGCCTTGTCGACCGCCTCCGCCCCGTCACCGGCCTCGCCGACGACTTGGATGTCCTCCTCGGCGGCGAGCACGATCTCCAGGCCGCGGCGGAAAAGCGCGTGGTCGTCGACGACGAGGACCCGGATCGGCTCCCGCGAGGAGCCGGAGGTGGAGTCCATGCCGGCGGAGCCGTCGTCGGCATCCTCGTCACGCATCGGTCCGAAACTGCTGTCCGCCATCGTTCCTCCCCCTGAAGGCCGTGGCCTGTGTTTCTGTGCCATTGCCAACCCAAGGCAACGGCCCCCCGGTTGGGGCCGGTTCGGCCATGATTTCATGCCCGGCCCGCCCTGCGGTGACAGAGCGGGCCGCAAGGGGTCGCACACCGGTGCCCCTGGGGGCGCACAAGCGCTCCAGGGGCACCGGCCCGCTGTCAACCCGGCGCGCTCAGCCGCCGAGCGCGCCGCCCGGGGCGTCCGCGTGCGCCTGGGCGACCATCGGGTCCGTGCTGAGGTGGATGACGCCGTAGTCGTAGGCGTGCCGCCGGTAGACGACACTCGGTTCCTTGGTCTCGGAGTCGACGAAGAGGTAGAAGTCGTGCCCGACCAGTTCCATCTCGTAGAGAGCCTGGTCGAGGGTCATCGGAGATGCGACGTGGGTCTTCTCGCGGACGATGAGGGGACCTTCCCCCTTCACCTCCAGCGAACCGATCTTCTTGGTGGGCACGCCGTCCGTCTTCTCCTCGTCGGCGACGTATCCATTGCCGTTGAGGGTGGCCACGCCGGGGACGTGGTCGGCGACCTCCGCGGCAGTGAGCCTGCGCGCGCCACGGCGCGTGTAACGCTTGTCGTGCTGCTTGCGCAGCCGGGCCTCCAGCTTGTCCGCCGCCAGGTCGAGCGCCGCATACGGATCGCTTGCCGCTGCCTCGGCCCGGATCACCGGCCCGCGGGAGTGGAGCGTGATCTCCACCCGGTCACTGCGGTCGGCCTGTCGGGGGTTGGGCTCCTTG is drawn from Streptomyces bottropensis ATCC 25435 and contains these coding sequences:
- the hpf gene encoding ribosome hibernation-promoting factor, HPF/YfiA family, giving the protein MDIVVKGRKTEVPERFRKHVAEKLKLEKIQKLDGKVISLDVEVSKEPNPRQADRSDRVEITLHSRGPVIRAEAAASDPYAALDLAADKLEARLRKQHDKRYTRRGARRLTAAEVADHVPGVATLNGNGYVADEEKTDGVPTKKIGSLEVKGEGPLIVREKTHVASPMTLDQALYEMELVGHDFYLFVDSETKEPSVVYRRHAYDYGVIHLSTDPMVAQAHADAPGGALGG